GACCATGAAGTTCACGGCCCTGAACGAGCAGGGGAACTCTGTCGTCGAAGCCCTTCCGGAGGAGGACCCTCTTCTTGAGAGTGTGGTCATCCAGGGACTGGAGCACTTTGTAACGAGCGGAGAGCTGATGCCCGTCGAGTGATCGTTTACAGAGGAGCGCGCGTCGGGGTCCGGCCTCGGTCGGACCCGCGCCCTTCGACCCAGCCCCTAAATGAACTTCGTCGTCTGCCCTTCCATCAGCGGCTGAAGATCCTTGCGCAGCACGAGCAGGAGCAAGAGGCTGGGGACCACCATGACGGTAGTGATGACGAAGAAGAGCGTCCAGTTGCCACCCAGAGCATCGACCACGATGCCGCTGCCGGCCGAAAGCGTCGTTCGAGACAGGTTCCCGAGCGATGCGAACGCGGCGTACTGGGTCGCGGTGTAGGTGCGGTCGCAGAGCTGCGAGATGAAGGCGACGAAGGCGACGGTGGAGATCGCGGTGGTGAACTGATCGGTAACGACCGCGCAGGTAAAGAGCCACTTCACCGGGTGGGCCGCCAACAGGGCGAACAGCAAGTTCGTGGAGGCCATCGCCACGCCGCTCAGGAAGATCCCGCGAAACAGGCCGTAGCGAGCATTGATCAGGCTGCCGATCACGGAAAAAATGCACACCGAAATCGTGCCGAGTCCCTTCTGGTAAAGGGCGATATCGGCTTTCGAGAACCCGATCTCCTTGTAGAACACCAGCGACATCCGGCCTAGGAAAGCCTCGCCCACCTTGAACAGGATGATAGTGGCGATGATGATTGCGCCGACCCGCACGCCGTGATTCTTGAGGAAGCGCGCCACCGGCATGTAGTAGATCGAGTAGCCACGGGCCAGAGCGTCGGCGCCCCCGCCGCCGCGCCGCACCACGACCTCCTTGAGCAGATAAAGCAGCGCCCAGAGGATCAGGGCGGCGGTCAGGAAGACGGCAAAGAGAGCAACAAGCCCCAGCCCGGTCCCCCCGCCGATCCAGGACACGAGGCTCGCCCCGGCATAGGGATAAACGAGCAGAGCCAGCAGAAGAGCGGCGATCGAAGTGGCGGCGAACGCCGCTCGGCCGAAGAGAATTCTTACCATGCGCGCCGAGAGGCCGCTGGCGCTGGTGGCGACGAGGAGCTCCCTCATCCGGCTGACATCCTCGGACTGGCCCGTCTCCCGCTCCGCCCGGGGCGGCTCCTCGACGAAACGCAACAACGCTGCGACGCTCACCCCTATAACCGCGAGCGTCACCAGATAGGTCGCGGGCCAGTAGCCCTCGATGCCGCGGTTCTGAAGCGCCTGGGCGCTGAACAGCGCCAGCGAACCGCCAAGGCCGTACCCGGCCCACCACCCGGAGGTCGCCATCGCCGATCCCGCGCCGACCTTCCGGGCTTCCATCCGGCCGATGAGCTCGATTCTGGTGGCGTCGATGGCGACGTCCTGAGTCGCGCTGGCGATGGCAATCAGCAGCGCCCAAGCGGAGATTGCGATGAGGTCCTGCGTCGGATCGAGCCTGGAGAGGGAGACGACCGCGAGCGCGATGATGCCCTGCATGGCGACGATCCAGGACCGGCGCTGGCCGAGAGCGCGCGTCAAGAGCGGGATCCGGATGCTATCCACCAGAGGCGCCCACAGCATGTTGAAGGCGTAGACTGTGAAGACCAACCCGAACAGCCCGATGCCGCTGCGGCTGAAACCCGCCTCCTGCAGCCAGAGGGTGATCATCGAGCCGATCAACACCCACGGGAAGCCACTTATGAAACCGATGAGCAGGATCTTGGCCATCCGCCAGTCGGCGTAGACCGACAGGGCGTCCTTCAGTCGCGCCGTTCGTGAGCTGCTCGGTCCGGGCATGGCAGGCATCGTCTCATTCCGATGGGTGTCGCGCGTGGGTTTGACATGATACTATGCATAGCATAGTATCGGGCTATGAATAGCTCTGCTCTGGATAAATGGCTGTCCCAGCTGCGCAAAGGCTCTCTGGAAATGGTGGTTCTGGCCTCGCTGCGGGACGAGAAACTCTACGGCCTGGAGATCCTGAGGCGCTTGGCCGCGCTCGAGGTGGTCGAGGGCACGCTTTACCCGTTGCTGAACCGCTTGCGAAAGGACGGGTACCTCGAGTCCGAGTGGGAGACGCGCGACTCGGGGCACCCACGCCGGTACTACCGGCTGACAAGAGCCGGCCGTGTCCGCGCCATAGAGATGGCGAAGCGCTGGACGACGTACAACCGGGAGCTGCGCGAGCTTATGCAGCCCCTGATCGAAGAGGGATAGGAATGAACCAAGACGAACAGATAGAGACAAGAATCGGGCAATACACGGCCCGCTTGCGGCGGGCGCTCGGCACCCTCCAAGCGGGGGAGGTCGACGACATCGTGCTCGAGATCCAAAGCCATATCGCCGAGCGATTGGCGGACTCGGCGGATCCAGCGGCGGCGGCGGTCGAGGTGCTCGAAGCCCTGGGCGATCCGGAAGAGCTGGCCGCCGAGTATCAGACCGAGGCGCTTCTCGCCCGAGGCCGGTCCAGCCAATCGCCACTGGCGCTCATGAGGGCGGCACAACGGTGGGCCATGGAAGGGCTGTTCGGCCTGACGATGTTCCTTGCCGGAATCCTGGGCTACAGCCTTGCAGCGGCGTTGGTTCTGGTCGCTGTGCTGAAGCCTTTCTTTCCTCTTCACATCGGGCTCTG
This portion of the bacterium genome encodes:
- a CDS encoding helix-turn-helix transcriptional regulator, which translates into the protein MNSSALDKWLSQLRKGSLEMVVLASLRDEKLYGLEILRRLAALEVVEGTLYPLLNRLRKDGYLESEWETRDSGHPRRYYRLTRAGRVRAIEMAKRWTTYNRELRELMQPLIEEG
- a CDS encoding AmpG family muropeptide MFS transporter — translated: MPGPSSSRTARLKDALSVYADWRMAKILLIGFISGFPWVLIGSMITLWLQEAGFSRSGIGLFGLVFTVYAFNMLWAPLVDSIRIPLLTRALGQRRSWIVAMQGIIALAVVSLSRLDPTQDLIAISAWALLIAIASATQDVAIDATRIELIGRMEARKVGAGSAMATSGWWAGYGLGGSLALFSAQALQNRGIEGYWPATYLVTLAVIGVSVAALLRFVEEPPRAERETGQSEDVSRMRELLVATSASGLSARMVRILFGRAAFAATSIAALLLALLVYPYAGASLVSWIGGGTGLGLVALFAVFLTAALILWALLYLLKEVVVRRGGGGADALARGYSIYYMPVARFLKNHGVRVGAIIIATIILFKVGEAFLGRMSLVFYKEIGFSKADIALYQKGLGTISVCIFSVIGSLINARYGLFRGIFLSGVAMASTNLLFALLAAHPVKWLFTCAVVTDQFTTAISTVAFVAFISQLCDRTYTATQYAAFASLGNLSRTTLSAGSGIVVDALGGNWTLFFVITTVMVVPSLLLLLVLRKDLQPLMEGQTTKFI